A window from Culex pipiens pallens isolate TS chromosome 3, TS_CPP_V2, whole genome shotgun sequence encodes these proteins:
- the LOC120417118 gene encoding uncharacterized protein LOC120417118 produces MIRFVQLAAVQLALLGHCWWCCINGQHISSEFEWGQRSVRDSVCFSGSFNSIPQYFSWTPIVKLFWFEPNNDVTKVSYIRVWADAPYQRFRAAMLMGGVGSRAPVPTVILVSRPWKLYANVVVYCQF; encoded by the exons ATGATCCGTTTTGTTCAATTAGCAGCAGTGCAGCTGGCACTGCTCGGCCACTGCTGGTGGTGCTGCATCAACGGGCAGCACATTTCCAGCGAATTCGAGTGGGGACAACGATCCGTCCGGGATTCGGTTTGCTTTAGCGGTTCTTTCAACTCAATTCCGCAGTATTTCAGCTGGACTCCCATCGTCAAGCTGTTTTGGTTCGAGCCAAACAAT GATGTTACCAAGGTGAGCTACATTCGCGTGTGGGCCGACGCACCGTACCAGCGGTTCCGGGCGGCCATGCTGATGGGAGGAGTTGGAAGTCGGGCTCCGGTGCCAACGGTCATTCTGGTTAGTCGACCCTGGAAGCTGTACGCGAATGTTGTGGTTTACTgtcagttttga